DNA from Toxoplasma gondii ME49 chromosome X, whole genome shotgun sequence:
ACCCAAGGCTCTTCGGTCAGACGCCAACAGGGCCAGCAACTCAAACACAGTTAGCCCGGGAACACGCCTGACGAACTGACTCATCCCCCCTGAGTTCCCAACCATCGTCACACCATCCACCAATATGCAAACCAGAACTGCGTCAAGTACAAGCTTCTTCAACTCCAAGTCTCCCATTCCGGGAAGAAGGCCCGGCTTGAAGAGCAGGCCCGACCGGAACAACAGATCTGGCTGGATCAAAAGCTCAGGCTTCAACAGAAGTGCCTTCAACGCGAAGGCCTTCAACAGCAGTGGCTTCTTGTCAAGAATCATGCTCGCTACGGGACCTGCAAGCTGAAGCGGCACTAAAACGTACTTGAAGAATGCTTTGCCAAGCGCGACGCAAGCAATTTTCGACTCAATCAGTGCCTCCAGGTCACCGAGAAGGCTCAGAAGGCCTCCCATGTCGCCGTCTAAGAAGTCACTGTCAGTCGCGGCGCGATTGCCTTCAATGCCTTCGATGTCGTTTCCCACTGCCTGTCGTGCCGTCATCATCATTCGTGCCACTTCTTGCGTCAGTCCAGTAGGGCTCAGAAACTGGTCAACAAACTCAGCTGCCCGACTGGCGTactcttcttcagcgccttCTTGCCTGCCGACCTCTCGCGCAAACCTGATAATCAGTGACCTCGCATCCTCCTCCGCACCCGCAGCTGTGATGTCGGGCTCTCCCTCAGAGTTCACGGACTCCCAAGAGGCCGCCTCGGCGCCTTGAGCCTTCAGTTCATCAGTGCCCATCGCCCCCAACAAGCCGTCCAGGCCTCCACCGGACAAACTTGATAGGAGCATCAGAAGTTGGCCAGGGTCCAGTGTCACCAGTTTCTCGATCAGCAACAGCGGGATGTTCCACAGAGAGGCACCGAACATGGGCTTCAGTCCTGCAATCACCTTGGGCGCCAGAACTGCAGCCAGGAGAAGCTTCTTCAACTCCAAGTCTCCCATTCCGGGAAGAAGGCCCGGCTTGAAGAGCAGGCCCGACCGGAACAACAGATCTGGCTGGATCAAAAGCTCAGGCTTCAACAGAAGTGCCTTCAACGCGAAGGCCTTCAACAGCAGTGGCTTCTTGTCAAGAATCATGCTCGCTACGGGACCTGCAAGCTGAAGCGGCACTAAAACGTACTTTGAAGAATGCTTTTGCCAAGCGCGACGCAAGCAATTNNNNNNNNNNNNNNNNNNNNNNNNNNNNNNNNNNNNNNNNNNNNNNNNNNNNNNNNNNNNNNNNNNNNNNNNNNNNNNNNNNNNNNNNNNNNNNNNNNNNNNNNNNNNNNNNNNNNNNNNNNNNNNNNNNNNNNNNNNNNNNNNNNNNNNNNNNNNNNNNNNNNNNNNNNNNNNNNNNNNNNNNNNNNNNNNNNNNNNNNNNNNNNNNNNNNNNNNNNNNNNNNNNNNNNNNNNNNNNNNNNNNNNNNNNNNNNNNNNNNNNNNNNNNNNNNNNNNNNNNNNNNNNNNNNNNNNNNNNNNNNNNNNNNNNNNNNNNNNNNNNNNNNNNNNNNNNNNNNNNNNNNNNNNNNNNNNNNNNNNNNNNNNNNNNNNNNNNNNNNNNNNNNNNNNNNNNNNNNNNNNNNNNNNNNNNNNNNNNNNNNNNNNNNNNNNNNNNNNNNNNNNNNNNNNNNNNNNNNNNNNNNNNNNNNNNNNNNNNNNNNNNNNNNNNNNNNNNNNNNNNNNNNNNNNNNNNNNNNNNNNNNNNNNNNNNNNNNNNNNNNNNNNNNNNNNNNNNNNNNNNNNNNNNNNNNNNNNNNNNNNNNNNNNNNNNNNNNNNNNNNNNNNNNNNNNNNNNNNNNNNNNNNNNNNNNNNNNNNNNNNNNNNNNNNNNNNNNNNNNNNNNNNNNNNNNNNNNNNNNNNNNNNNNNNNNNNNNNNNNNNNNNNNNNNNNNNNNNNNNNNNNNNNNNNNNNNNNNNNNNNNNNNNNNNNNNNNNNNNNNNNNNNNNNNNNNNNNNNNNNNNNNNNNNNNNNNNNNNNNNNNNNNNNNNNNNNNNNNNNNNNNNNNNNNNNNNNNNNNNNNNNNNNNNNNNNNNNNNNNNNNNNNNNNNNNNNNNNNNNNNNNNNNNNNNNNNNNNNNNNNNNNNNNNNNNNNNNNNNNNNNNNNNNNNNNNNNNNNNNNNNNNNNNNNNNNNNNNNNNNNNNNNNNNNNNNNNNNNNNNNNNNNNNNNNNNNNNNNNNNNNNNNNNNNNNNNNNNNNNNNNNNNNNNNNNNNNNNNNNNNNNNNNNNNNNNNNNNNNNNNNNNNNNNNNNNNNNNNNNNNNNNNNNNNNNNNNNNNNNNNNNNNNNNNNNNNNNNNNNNNNNNNNNNNNNNNNNNNNNNNNNNNNNNNNNNNNNNNNNNNNNNNNNNNNNNNNNNNNNNNNNNNNNNNNNNNNNNNNNNNNNNNNNNNNNNNNNNNNNNNNNNNNNNNNNNNNNNNNNNNNNNNNNNNNNNNNNNNNNNNNNNNNNNNNNNNNNNNNNNNNNNNNNNNNNNNNNNNNNNNNNNNNNNNNNNNNNNNNNNNNNNNNNNNNNNNNNNNNNNNNNNNNNNNNNNNNNNNNNNNNNNNNNNNNNNNNNNNNNNNNNNNNNNNNNNNNNNNNNNNNNNNNNNNNNNNNNNNNNNNNNNNNNNNNNNNNNNNNNNNNNNNNNNNNNNNNNNNNNNNNNNNNNNNNNNNNNNNNNNNNNNNNNNNNNNNNNNNNNNNNNNNNNNNNNNNNNNNNNNNNNNNNNNNNNNNNNNNNNNNNNNNNNNNNNNNNNNNNNNNNNNNNNNNNNNNNNNNNNNNNNNNNNNNNNNNNNNNNNNNNNNNNNNNNNNNNNNNNNNNNNNNNNNNNNNNNNNNNNNNNNNNNNNNNNNNNNNNNNNNNNNNNNNNNNNNNNNNNNNNNNNNNNNNNNNNNNNNNNNNNNNNNNNNNNNNNNNNNNNNNNNNNNNNNNNNNNNNNNNNNNNNNNNNNNNNNNNNNNNNNNNNNNNNNNNNNNNNNNNNNNNNNNNNNNNNNNNNNNNNNNNNNNNNNNNNNNNNNNNNNNNNNNNNNNNNNNNNNNNNNNNNNNNNNNNNNNNNNNNNNNNNNNNNNNNNNNNNNNNNNNNNNNNNNNNNNNNNNNNNNNNNNNNNNNNNNNNNNNNNNNNNNNNNNNNNNNNNNNNNNNNNNNNNNNNNNNNNNNNNNNNNNNNNNNNNNNNNNNNNNNNNNNNNNNNNNNNNNNNNNNNNNNNNNNNNNNNNNNNNNNNNNNNNNNNNNNNNNNNNNNNNNNNNNNNNNNNNNNNNNNNNNNNNNNNNNNNNNNNNNNNNNNNNNNNNNNNNNNNNNNNNNNNNNNNNNNNNNNNNNNNNNNNNNNNNNNNNNNNNNNNNNNNNNNNNNNNNNNNNNNNNNNNNNNNNNNNNNNNNNNNNNNNNNNNNNNNNNNNNNNNNNNNNNNNNNNNNNNNNNNNNNNNNNNNNNNNNNNNNNNNNNNNNNNNNNNNNNNNNNNNNNNNNNNNNNNNNNNNNNNNNNNNNNNNNNNNNNNNNNNNNNNNNNNNNNNNNNNNNNNNNNNNNNNNNNNNNNNNNNNNNNNNNNNNNNNNNNNNNNNNNNNNNNNNNNNNNNNNNNNNNNNNNNNNNNNNNNNNNNNNNNNNNNNNNNNNNNNNNNNNNNNNNNNNNNNNNNNNNNNNNNNNNNNNNNNNNNNNNNNNNNNNNNNNNNNNNNNNNNNNNNNNNNNNNNNNNNNNNNNNNNNNNNNNNNNNNNNNNNNNNNNNNNNNNNNNNNNNNNNNNNNNNNNNNNNNNNNNNNNNNNNNNNNNNNNNNNNNNNNNNNNNNNNNNNNNNNNNNNNNNNNNNNNNNNNNNNNNNNNNNNNNNNNNNNNNNNNNNNNNNNNNNNNNNNNNNNNNNNNNNNNNNNNNNNNNNNNNNNNNNNNNNNNNNNNNNNNNNNNNNNNNNNNNNNNNNNNNNNNNNNNNNNNNNNNNNNNNNNNNNNNNNNNNNNNNNNNNNNNNNNNNNNNNNNNNNNNNNNNNNNNNNNNNNNNNNNNNNNNNNNNNNNNNNNNNNNNNNNNNNNNNNNNNNNNNNNNNNNNNNNNNNNNNNNNNNNNNNNNNNNNNNNNNNNNNNNNNNNNNNNNNNNNNNNNNNNNNNNNNNNNNNNNNNNNNNNNNNNNNNNNNNNNNNNNNNNNNNNNNNNNNNNNNNNNNNNNNNNNNNNNNNNNNNNNNNNNNNNNNNNNNNNNNNNNNNNNNNNNNNNNNNNNNNNNNNNNNNNNNNNNNNNNNNNNNNNNNNNNNNNNNNNNNNNNNNNNNNNNNNNNNNNNNNNNNNNNNNNNNNNNNNNNNNNNNNNNNNNNNNNNNNNNNNNNNNNNNNNNNNNNNNNNNNNNNNNNNNNNNNNNNNNNNNNNNNNNNNNNNNNNNNNNNNNNNNNNNNNNNNNNNNNNNNNNNNNNNNNNNNNNNNNNNNNNNNNNNNNNNNNNNNNNNNNNNNNNNNNNNNNNNNNNNNNNNNNNNNNNNNNNNNNNNNNNNNNNNNNNNNNNNNNNNNNNNNNNNNNNNNNNNNNNNNNNNNNNNNNNNNNNNNNNNNNNNNNNNNNNNNNNNNNNNNNNNNNNNNNNNNNNNNNNNNNNNNNNNNNNNNNNNNNNNNNNNNNNNNNNNNNNNNNNNNNNNNNNNNNNNNNNNNNNNNNNNNNNNNNNNNNNNNNNNNNNNNNNNNNNNNNNNNNNNNNNNNNNNNNNNNNNNNNNNNNNNNNNNNNNNNNNNNNNNNNNNNNNNNNNNNNNNNNNNNNNNNNNNNNNNNNNNNNNNNNNNNNNNNNNNNNNNNNNNNNNNNNNNNNNNNNNNNNNNNNNNNNNNNNNNNNNNNNNNNNNNNNNNNNNNNNNNNNNNNNNNNNNNNNNNNNNNNNNNNNNNNNNNNNNNNNNNNNNNNNNNNNNNNNNNNNNNNNNNNNNNNNNNNNNNNNNNNNNNNNNNNNNNNNNNNNNNNNNNNNNNNNNNNNNNNNNNNNNNNNNNNNNNNNNNNNNNNNNNNNNNNNNNNNNNNNNNNNNNNNNNNNNNNNNNNNNNNNNNNNNNNNNNNNNNNNNNNNNNNNNNNNNNNNNNNNNNNNNNNNNNNNNNNNNNNNNNNNNNNNNNNNNNNNNNNNNNNNNNNNNNNNNNNNNNNNNNNNNNNNNNNNNNNNNNNNNNNNNNNNNNNNNNNNNNNNNNNNNNNNNNNNNNNNNNNNNNNNNNNNNNNNNNNNNNNNNNNNNNNNNNNNNNNNNNNNNNNNNNNNNNNNNNNNNNNNNNNNNNNNNNNNNNNNNNNNNNNNNNNNNNNNNNNNNNNNNNNNNNNNNNNNNNNNNNNNNNNNNNNNNNNNNNNNNNNNNNNNNNNNNNNNNNNNNNNNNNNNNNNNNNNNNNNNNNNNNNNNNNNNNNNNNNNNNNNNNNNNNNNNNNNNNNNNNNNNNNNNNNNNNNNNNNNNNNNNNNNNNNNNNNNNNNNNNNNNNNNNNNNNNNNNNNNNNNNNNNNNNNNNNNNNNNNNNNNNNNNNNNNNNNNNNNNNNNNNNNNNNNNNNNNNNNNNNNNNNNNNNNNNNNNNNNNNNNNNNNNNNNNNNNNNNNNNNNNNNNNNNNNNNNNNNNNNNNNNNNNNNNNNNNNNNNNNNNNNNNNNNNNNNNNNNNNNNNNNNNNNNNNNNNNNNNNNNNNNNNNNNNNNNNNNNNNNNNNNNNNNNNNNNNNNNNNNNNNNNNNNNNNNNNNNNNNNNNNNNNNNNNNNNNNNNNNNNNNNNNNNNNNNNNNNNNNNNNNNNNNNNNNNNNNNNNNNNNNNNNNNNNNNNNNNNNNNNNNNNNNNNNNNNNNNNNNNNNNNNNNNNNNNNNNNNNNNNNNNNNNNNNNNNNNNNNNNNNNNNNNNNNNNNNNNNNNNNNNNNNNNNNNNNNNNNNNNNNNNNNNNNNNNNNNNNNNNNNNNNNNNNNNNNNNNNNNNNNNNNNNNNNNNNNNNNNNNNNNNNNNNNNNNNNNNN
Protein-coding regions in this window:
- a CDS encoding hypothetical protein (encoded by transcript TGME49_212030), which encodes MILDKKPLLLKAFALKALLLKPELLIQPDLLFRSGLLFKPGLLPGMGDLELKKLLLAAVLAPKVIAGLKPMFGASLWNIPLLLIEKLVTLDPGQLLMLLSSLSGGGLDGLLGAMGTDELKAQGAEAASWESVNSEGEPDITAAGAEEDARSLIIRFAREVGRQEGAEEEYASRAAEFVDQFLSPTGLTQEVARMMMTARQAVGNDIEGIEGNRAATDSDFLDGDMGGLLSLLGDLEALIESKIACVALGKAFFKYVLVPLQLAGPVASMILDKKPLLLKAFALKALLLKPELLIQPDLLFRSGLLFKPGLLPGMGDLELKKLVLDAVLVCILVDGVTMVGNSGGMSQFVRRVPGLTVFELLALLASDRRALGAIVSLCANSVGIQGSGPQQLLGTYEERLHALKSAAKNAGQHLSEEEAEARFQIVRFAGEVGSFRGAPEEYVRIASAFVDRFLAPAGLLNEVAQLIRQARKETPESDAVASNKTSFDQKLFVGGTIVS